The Oncorhynchus tshawytscha isolate Ot180627B linkage group LG27, Otsh_v2.0, whole genome shotgun sequence genome includes the window CAGCCTCATTAGTCTACAGCCCCAGCCCTCCGTCTACTGAGCTtgcatgccaaatggcaccctattccttatatagtgcactacttttgaccaccaGGGCCCTTCCTCCAGaaacagacacacgcacgcacacccacacagacgcgcgcacacacacacacacgcacgcacgcacgcacgcacacacacactcagcttcACATGTTTGTAGAGTGTTGTAGTAACATACTGTAGTAGTATTACTTCACAAAGCACCCATGAGCACAGACCAGATCAAATATTTGTACTccttctatcctccccctcttctctcagcTTCATCTATCTCTCCTCAATTCCCACGCTCCCCCTTTCCTTTTaccctccctccagctctcttaCCTGCTGATAAATGCATTCCTCATCTACCTCTATCCCTTTaattccttccctccatccctgatTATTTCCTGATGGGGCCAGTTTattcatcagacagacagaccaaagcTTCAAAGTCCGTCCTGTTTCCCTCAAAGCAGTTCATGTAGGTTGCTTGGAAACTACCCAGAATTCTCACCATAATTGTCTGTTACTTCAAACCAAAAAAAGAAAGGTACAAGAACAACGTTGACCCAGTCGACTAATGTGTTGCACCTCACTGCCGTGGCAGACTTACTTATACAgtgttgagacagagagaggacgagagggagagTGTTTCTTGTTACAGATGGTGGGTGAAGTGATGGCGTGGCCAGcagagagatgagggtagagCTCTTTGATGGCAGAGTCACTGTGGGTTGCGCTGGTGGTTCAGTTACTCCCTGGCTACCAATTAATATTTCATttcgagagagagtgagaagaaaaagagtgggaggagagggagaaattaAGAGAACGTTAAAAAAAAGTGATGGAGTGAGGGGAAATATCATGCATGGTAAATGAACAGCAAGAGGGGACATGTGGAATACCAAAACATAGTGCTGGTAACATGTGTTAATGTGTCATGTTAAGACTGATCCAGAGATTCCACacacatagccacacacacagttaaataaTCCCTGTGTAATCCTGCATACCGACATTCCAAAAGGACTGTCATCCTTATCCTTATCCCATTCTCATAATGCCTTTTTTCTTTAACTCCTTAACTCTTTTTCTCCATCaatccatcccctctccctgttccaAGGCAACAGCTTGTGGGATAGTGCTAATCCTCGCTGTCTCCCACTGGGACAACCTGTCACTGgctatagaggaagagagagtgtgtgtaagtcagtgtgtcagactgtgtgtgttggtgagagaggatggaggaagtaGAGGGAAAATAGGAGGGGGAGGCCCCCACAATAAAAAATCCTAGTTTTTTATAGAaaactacagtacttactatagaattatatatactgaacaaacatatgaatgcaacatgcaacaaattcaaatattttactgagctacagttcatataagaaaatcagtccattgaaataaattcattaggccgtCAAATGACTGGGCAGGAGTGCACCCACTGGGGATTCAGGCACAACCAATCAGAGtgagtttttcctcacaaaagggctttattacagacagaaatactcctcaggtCCTGGATaggtgtggttacacgtgataggccggttggacgtactgccaaattctctaaaacggcgacagctctggtggacattcctgcggtCAACGTGCCAACtgtaaaacttgagacatctgtggcattgtgttgtgtgacaaaactgcacattttagtggccttttattgtccccagcacaaggtgcagctgtgtaatgagcatgctgtttaatcagcttcttgatatgccacctgtcagatggatggattatcttggcaaaggagacattTTCACTAATAGGGATATATTTGTGAGAAATATATTTGAGAGaaatttgtgcatatggaaaatgtctgggattttttatttcagctagtgaaacatgggacctacactttacatgttgagttaatatatttttgttcagtgtagtaaacTGTAATATACTTTAAAATAATATAATCCCTCGAAGTGTAGTACATACTATAGAATTTTGTAGTAAACTAGAGAATACTATAGTAAACACAACAGTATTATctcaagaaaaaaaaacactgtagtaaatactacagtaatgtttgcaaaaacactacagtgaatactgtaatatttataccatagtatactatagtattttttcatgtggggggatagagatggagaaagcAGAGGCAGAATGAAGACCTgaacgggaaagagagaaagaaaaacaatATAATTTTGGTCCAGctgaatagacagacagagggagaaatgAGACTAAGGCAGAGAGAGCAACAAATAAAAAGGAAGACATGAGGGAAACAGATGActcggggagagagagcgagagagactagagggTTCTGGGAATCTAGGATGATTTAGAAGAGGAAAAGAGAATTAAGATTTAAAACCACTCTTACTGCTTGCACCCAATAACAGTGTGAGACGGAATATGGAGCAGTATGTCATTTGTTCTCTAGTCTAGGTGATAGGACGCACGTAGGTTCACTCACATTCATAGAAACTCAAATTTCAGGGTCAGTGCTGTGCTCACACACAACCTGCactttatatttacattttagtcatttagcagatgctcttatccagaaggacttacatgagcaattagggttaagtgccttgctataTAGAACTATTTACTTCAGAACTTGTCCTATAGATAAGAAGGACCACCAAGGGCCTAGCAGTAAATTGCCTTCTCTAATATGAAACTATTACATCAAAGGGCAGATTGCTCTGTTGGTTGTCGCGTTTTAAAGGGCGGGTTGCCCTTGGTTATAGTGTTAGCATGGTGGCTAATTAAAAGGGAACTCTGTAGGGTTTTGGTCTTTCCAACACCTCCATAGCcaaatgttttgcaacggaaaaacCAAAATAAGTGTTTCTtactggacaaattcaggtaggtccctccccattTCATCTCGTTTGCTTCATAGTGAATAGACACTAGGGACATCCTGTATATATAAATCCCCAGTCCACATACTTTCAACAAACAACACCCACAATCGGAAGATTTGAAAAAACTCTAACATTTTTATCACTTTCAGAAATAATTTCATGTGCAATGAATTTATGAATGTATGCAAACACACAGTGTTGAAGTGAAAACAACAATACAACGCATCGGTGTTATGGTACCTGGTTGCATCCACGGTTGACAACATAAAGGATTCTATGTGGCATTGAGACTGTATGCCTAGTTGATATCCATTGAAATGCAATGCCTAGGCCTAGGAAGTCAGAATAGCTCATGTAATATCATCAGTTGTGATACAAATTCAGAACAACAACGACACCTATCCATGACTATCTTATAACGTTGGCGTGACAGAAAATAACTATTATTTCAACAAGAAGCTCTTTCATAAAAAGCCCATGATGATCATTTACAAAATCAGATTCCATCTTCACATTCAAATTCAAGTATTTAATGTACATTGAGAGGATATAAAAGTCCCTGTGATATCTTATCAGTTATAGGAGGAGTAGAGACACAGACAAGGGTGACTTATGGGACTCATGTCTGAAAGGTGAAGACTAAAGGTATACTACTATAGAAGGAGATAAAAAATCATCTATAGAGAGGATtggagaaacagagactgtgtGAATTGAGAGCAataagagagactgagagagtgtgtgtttctgtgtgtaaggatgtttttcagcagatgGCATGGCAGCCCACCGCGACGACAGTGTGCCAACGTACAAGCGGAATGGAGGAAAGACAGAGCTGGATGCATTTTTTTCAAAGGTGAGCATGAGGAGATGTtgatgagaacacacacacaccgcctcgAGTTAAAGAAGTAGAGCAGAAAGTAATAGGGCAAGAGAGTGCAAGTGTTTCAGCACCACTGAATTCCATCAGTAGGATAGTAGGAGACAGCAGACTCCTTCATGCAGTGAACTCACTGCTCTGTAGAAATGATCACGTTTGTATACAGATAAAACTTCGTCATTTTCATACTGTTTGCGCACATACAAGGCAAGAGTGTGACATGCTGATATTGAATACAATATATCAATTATGACTCAGCCTAATCAATCAATGATGTATGGGACatcacaggcaggcaggcaggcaggcaggcgcgcacacacacacacacacacacacacacacacacacacacacacacacacacacacacacacacacacacacacacacacacacacacacacacacacacacacacacacacacacacacacacacacacacacacacacacacacacacacacacaaaatcagtaaataacaaagagaaataCTGCAAAGCTCAGAGATTGGTGAATCATCCAGgatgtgtatataaatatataaacacactcGTTAGGTAGAGACAGACTgggtgggaggggtgtgtgtgtgcctgtgtgtttgtgtgtgtgtgctaagcacacttccacacacacacggccaggCTGCCTCCAAAGAACATGTAGAGCAGGTTCTTGACCTCGTGTGTCACCTCGAAGCCAAAGCCCTCACCAATCACCACGTGCCACGAGCTGCCAAACTTTTTATCCATCGACTCTTTGATCATCTTCGCCGCATTctgaaatggaaagagagagaggttagagaagaTACAGAAACCAAACCAAATCCCTGGTTCCTATCCGTAAGCCCTTGTCAACACCGCCTTGTGGATTTGAGAGTAAAGGATAGAAGTCAGCAATATGGCTGAAACTGAATACTTATCCATTGATAGGGATGAGGGATCCATTTGGAATTGGGcctatgagagaggagaggaagtgatggAGGGGGTAAAATACagagggcaggaggagagagggaaagaaggagagagagacagaggaagagagagagaaccagtgtTCTAGTCCAGATGGACACACAGGTTTGCTGGAATGAGTGGTGAGGCAGGCCGACACAATGCCAGACTGGCTGAGAGGGTGGATTACATACAGGCCTGGTTTTAAAAAGTGACTGGTTGGATTAAAGCAATAGTGAGTGTGCTGTACTAATCAAGCTGCACTTCGCACAGTGtatagacagacggacagacctCATTATTGGTGGCAAACTTCTCACAGGCTGTGACACACAGTTCCATCGTTTCCACTCTCATCTCCTCTggcatgtctgtgtgctgtgaAGAAATCAGAACAATACATTACAACACTCAACGTTTACTCCACGAAACCGACGGTCGCACAGCTTCTACTTGTGAACCACATATGTGTCACAGCAGCGAAACGATCTGTCTCACCCTGATGAGTGGGAAGCTGTGGAGCCTCTTGTAATCGGCCTCCTCCTTCTTGCTCTCTGTTGTCTCTGCCATTCCCTTCTCCTTCTGGAGAGAAAACTCACTCACATTTGAATGGAAGCATAGCCTTAGTATTTATTTGGCAGGTTAAAATGTTAGCTACATGTTGCCACAATGTTTGTCAAGTACTACAGTAGGCATGAGCAAAGGAGGCTGAACTAAAAGAGACCCTCCTAGTCCTGCTCACTTCGTATTAGTTTACTTCCACCCATGACAACACAAGCAATGAATGTAGTGACTGCAGGGTTGGTCACTATGGCCAGGAAAGTGACATGCATGAATGACATTGTCATGCATATTTAGGCAATTATCAAAAATGGGTGAAATGTTACCCACAGAGtttactagctaacgttagctagctagtaacgtTAGTCTGTATACGTGTAACGTTAGGTATGACTTTGACAGGTAGCTACCTAACTAGGCATCTGCCTAcagtaacattagctagttactgtactgtagctagttgTCTTGTGGCTTGTGTAGGTTGTTGCCTTGCCTCCTCACTAACATTCTCTTAGTTGCAATGCAACCAACACTGCAAGTTAATGAAAAGAGTTGCAAACATAGCACGCCGTTATGAGACTTTCTTCTTTGAATTATACTTGGTTATGGATAGCAAGTTGGCTAAATAGCTGGCTACTTACCTCTGGCTAGTTTACCACGACAAGCTAGGTCCATTTATTGTTGATATGGAAACATGTCGGCCATAGCAACCGCTTCTTTCTTGCCAgactctccttcttcttcttgtgCGTTTCTGGCAGACGAGACTCTGTCTTGCCTATTGCTACCTTTCTCAGGTCGGAGTGCGAATTACACATTTA containing:
- the LOC112225809 gene encoding dynein axonemal light chain 4-like, which translates into the protein MAETTESKKEEADYKRLHSFPLIRHTDMPEEMRVETMELCVTACEKFATNNENAAKMIKESMDKKFGSSWHVVIGEGFGFEVTHEVKNLLYMFFGGSLAVCVWKCA